The window GCCCCTGCACGATTACTGGTTTCAGGTATGGGAGATGCCCTAGCCACTTACTTTGAGGCCAGATCATGTGCACAGTCCAATGCAAAAAATATGGGTGGTGGGCTTCCTACAGGAGCTGCTCTTACTCTTGCCAAACTTTGTTATGATACTATTCTCAAAGAAGGATACATGGCATATAATTCTGCACAATCAAAAGTTTCTACAAAAGCTCTTGAAAATATTGTTGAGGCCAATACTTACCTCAGTGGTGTAGGATTCGAAAGTGGAGGCTTAGCAGCCGCTCACGCCATTCATAACGGGCTAACATTATTAGAAGACTGTCATCACCTATATCATGGTGAAAAGGTTGCTTTTGGTACCTTGGTCCAGCTTATTCTTGAAAATGCTCCACAAGAAGAGCTCTACGATGTATTAAAGTTCTGTCTCAGTGTGGGACTGCCTACAAACCTTGAAGATATGGGTGTCAAAGAGATTGATGAAAATCTTATCATGGAAGTAGCAAAAGCTTCCTGTGCTCCTGGTGAAACTATCCACAACATGCCGTTTCTTGTTACACCGGAAAAAGTTTTCGCAGCCATTCTCACTGCTGACAGAATAGGAAAAGATTATAGATAAAAAACAACCGGCTAGTAGCCGGTTGTTTTTTATCACTCTATTCCAAATATTTTCATGTCCTCTTCTACTGTTGATATTCTCGCAATACCAAATTTTTCAACCAGTACGTTTGTTACGTTTGGTGAAAGAAAAGCAGGAAGAGTAGGCCCAAGGTGAATATTTTTTATACCTAAGTGAAGCAAAGCAAGAAGTACAATTACCGCTTTCTGCTCATACCATGCGATATTATAAGCGATAGGAAGGTCATTTATATCATCTAATCCAAAGACCTCTTGAAGCTTCATTGCTATTACTGCCAGTGAATAAGAATCGTTACACTGGCCAGCATCTAAGACTCTAGGTATTCCCCCTATATCTCCTAATGGAAGCTTGTTATATCTGTACTTAGCACATCCAGCAGTAAGTATTACCGTGTCCTTCGGAAGCTTCTCTGCAAATTCAGTATAATATTTTCTGTCCTGCATTCTCGCATCGCACCCTGCCATAACCACAAATTTCTTGATCGCTCCCGATTTAACAGCCTCTATAACCTTGTCGGCCAGAGCAATTACCTGATTATGTGCGAATCCACCGACAATCTCCCCCGTTTCTATTTCCACAGGAGGTTGACACTTTTTAGCCATTTCAATAATAGGAGTAAAGTCTTTTTTACCTTCAGCATCTTTTTCTATATGGACACATCCGCCCATCCCTGCTGCATTTGTAGTAAAGATTCTCTCTTTATATGTGAGGGATCCGCTTCTTGGTGGAACTATACAGTTACTTGTGAAAAGTACAGGTCCGTTAAATGTTTCAAACTCTTTTGTCTGATGCCACCATGATCCACCGTAGTTTCCTACAAAGTTCTCATACTTTTTAAATGCTGGATAATAGTTTGCAGGAAGCATCTCAGAGTGAGTATATACATCTACTCCTGTTCCCTTTGTCTGCTCTAAAAGCTGTTCCATATCACGCAGGTCATGCCCCGAGATGAGTATTCCAGGATTTTTACCCACACCTATGTTTACCTTTGTGATCTCAGGATTCCCGTATGTGTCTGTGTTTGCCTTGTCTAGCAGGGCCATAGCTTCTACACCGTATTTTCCCGTTTCCAAGGTCAGAGCCACAAGTTCGTCTACTGTGATATCAGGATCATCTGTAGCAAGCAGAGCTTTCTCTATGAATCCTACTATCTCCCTGTTTTTATACCCCAGGTGAGCTGCATGTTCAGTGTATGCAGACATACCCTTTAGACCATATACTATCATCTCTTTAAGAGATCTCTCATCTTCGTTTTCTGTTCTCATTACCCCGGATTTATCTGCTAAAACTCCGAAAATTCTATCCTTATCCTCATAATCTGAAATAGGATCTAGCAAATGGTTAAATTTTTCGCTAGGACAACATCCCTCAGTTTTTCTTTTAAAAATTTTCATAATTCCCGAAGGATTCTTTTTCTCACAATTTTCCTTTAGTTCATCTCTTAGCTTTACTGCCTTTAAGATCTGATCATATAAAACATCATCATCAAAGTTAGAGTTTGTTACCGTCATAAATAAAGTATTTAATATGAAATAATCTACACTTTCATCCAAATCCCCGGTTTCTCTGAGAGGTGAACTGTAAAGTGCCACACTTTTAATAGAATGAAGGAGTACATCTTGTAATTTTGCCTCTTCAGGAGTCTTTCCACATACACCTCTAATGGTACATCCTTTTCCTGATGCAGCTTCTTGACATTGATAACAGAACATTGACATATTTAATCCTCCTTTAATTTTTATTGGAACACAACAGTATTTTTCAAAAGAGTGCTGGTTTTTCCTTTATACTTAATTATAATTCTATTTCTAAACTGTTCATTCCACCTCTGATTGTCTCGATAAAAATCCTTTTTAAGCTATATTTTGAGTCCAATGTTTCTATTTGATTCTTTAATCACTTTAAGTTAGAATTATATATCACTAATTTGGAGGTGTCAAAATGCATTACTTAATTTCTGGATGTGACGAAAAAGGTGTGGAAAAAATCAAAAAATTAGAACAGGAAAACGGTCTTCTTCTTTTAGCTTATAAGGAATCACAATATGACTATGAGAATTTATCAGAGGACGATTTGTCAAAAATTAACCAGCTGGAAAAAGAACTTGGTATCAAAATTATCGCTCTAAAGAAAAAATAATAGAAAAAACAGCTAAAAAGGCACTCATACGAGTGTCTTTTTAGCTGCCTAAATATCTTTTAATATATAAATATACTTTTTCTCTCTCCTCATATATAAGGTTATGACCACCATTTATACTGTAGACCACTGCATTTGGAAAATCCTCTATTACATCTTTGGAGTTTTCCTCTGGTATGACTCTGTCTTTAGTTCCTAGTATAATAAGGGGGTTCTGATAACTCTTCTCTCTGACTACCTCATCCTCTATAAGTTTATTCAGACCATTTACCAGGTCCTCATCAGGTATTTTTAGAATATCTTCAAAATATTCTCCAAGGTAATCTTCAAATTTTGAACTACTGCTGAAATTAAGCTCTATAAAATCTCTCAGGCAACCATCTTTTTCAACTTTTAGCCTCTTTATCATTTTTTTGATTATAAGCGCTCTTGTGGTTTTTGTAAAATCTAAAGTTGGAGCTATAAGTATAGACTTTTCTATTTTTTTATCCCTAAGAAATCTTATACAGTCTAAGGTCCCCATAGACCATCCAAAAGCTATTACCTCTTGAAAATCGTCAAGATTCCTCTGATAAAGATCTTCTGAAAATATTATCTCAGCATCTAATCCCTCTAGAAAATCCCTATAAAAACTATTTGTACTACCCCAGCCTTTGAATACGACAATTGCTTTTTTCATAAGCTCACCTTCTATCTGTATAATTTTTCTTTGATTATTATCTCGTGTACTTTTTCAGGGACCATACCCGTTATATCTAGCCCTTTTTTTAGCCGTTCTCTTATCTCACTAGAACTGTATCTGTATAGGGGGCTTTCTAAAACTATTATATTCTTATGCTCTGCTCTGTATGCATATCCATTTCTTTTGAGCACTACAAACTTGCACTCCTCAACCATTTTTTCATAGTCTTTCCATTCGTGAAGATAGTCTGCAGAATCTTCTCCTATAATTTCATAAAAACTAGCGTCTATGTATTTCTTTTTTAAATTCAAAAGGGTATCATAAGTATAAGATACCCCCTTATTTTTTATCTCTATATCTGATACTTCCACGCTGTCTATATCCATACAGGCAGCTCTCAGTAACTCTATTCTTTTTTCTCCCTCAAGAAGCAGATCCTCTTTGTGAGATGGACATCCTACGGGAATAATAATTAGTCTGTCAAGCTCCATCTCTTTCAAGACATATTTTATTATTTCCACATGTCCTCTATGAACAGGGTTGAAACTTCCGCCGTAAACACCTATTTTTTTCATCAGATTCCCGACAATGCCTCTATAAGTTCTTCTTTACTCGACGCCTCTAGGATATTTTCTCTATATTCCTTATATCTGAATTTTCTTGCTATTTTAGCCAAAAGGTCCAAATATTCTTTATTGTTGTTTTTAGGAGCTCCCACAAGTATTACAAGCTTAGCATCCACTCCGTCTGGTGTATTAAATTCAATAGGATTTTTAAGAAGTGCTACGGCTATTACTATTTTGTTAAGAGATTCACATCTTGCGTGAGGAACCACTATTCCCATACCTATTCCTGTTGTCCCTACCTCTTCTCTCTGAAAAAGTCTTTCTAAAAACAGTTCTTTGTTTTCCACCGCATCACTATTTTCAGATGCCATATCCGCTAGAAGTCCTATTACCTCTTCTTTACTTTTCTTCCCATCTACCACTGTCAGCAGTTTACTGGTGAGATAATTAATCATTACATACCCTCCTAATTTTTACAATCCATTGTGTATAATATTTTCTGCACAGGTCAGATTTTTTTGAGTATTTTTAATTTCTTCTAGTCTTTTCATTGCTATATTTATAAAAATTTCTTCATTTTCATATTCATATTCTTTGAGGACATTTATATAAGCTAGAAGACTAACTCCTCTCTTAGACTTTAACATCTCCTTTGACTCCTGAGATTTTTTTATTAAATCTGATTTTGGTATCTCAGTCGCTACAAAGATGTTTTCATACTCATTAAAATTTCCCTTTACCTTGCTTATATAGGACATAGCAAGATAGATCAGCTTATCGTCAACTTCGGTATTCATAAGTCTTTTAAGAGACAAAGCCATCAGGCTTTTCTGACTGTCTATCTCTTCTAAAAGTGTATAGTGAAAAAGTGTCTTATAAAAAAGCTCTCTATCCCTCAAAAATATCTCTTTTGCATATCTTACAGCAAAATTAACATTGTTATTTGCAATTATTTTCATAAAATTTTTCATCAGATCATCAATGGTTTCTTTAGAAAGTCTCTCTATTTTTTTTGCTTTCACCCTTTCTTGAGCCTTTGCAGAAACAAGTATTTCTTTAGCCACTTCTGCATCATCATTTGAAAAAGCTGCCACCGGCAGAGCATAATTCATATTTTTCCTCTGAATTTTACCATTTCTGTCAATAGTGAAATAAGACCTGCAATCAAGAAATTCTCCAAAATAATCTAGAGCCCTGTTCCGGCCTTTTTCATTTATAATATTTTCTATAAGGTCAATTTTTTTTTCTTTCAATATTTCCAAAACGTCCATTGTATCCATTAAATTCCTCCAGACTATTTAAGTATATTATCCTCTATCATTGTAAACTCTATTTTTAAAACATATGTGTCACTCAGATTAAAATCCCGTGGAAGCTTTACCAGGTCTTTCTCTGTAGTTATTATATAGTCTGCATTCATTATTTCAGCTCTTTTTTCTATATTCTGAAAATCCTTTTTTTTAAAATGATGGTGATCCATAAAATCCACCCGTTCAATATATTCAGGTTCCAGGGAAATTACAGTTTTTTCAAAATTAAGTGGATTAGCAAGACCGGAAAAAAGCAATACTCTTTTACCTTTTATCCAAAAGAGTGGCTTCATATTCCCTTTTAAATCACATAGTGCAGATACTCCGTGTTTTGCCACCGATATATTTTTCTGATATCTTCTCAGATATTTCTTTATAGTTTCTACCTCTTTTTCACTTGCCAAATCAGATTTAGTTATAATAAATTCACTGGCTCTTTTTAGGCCCCGTTTCAAATCTTCCCTGAGAGTTCCTTTTGGAAGCAGTGCCTTTCCACCAAAAGGATTAGTGGCATCTATCAAAACCACATCTCTGTTTCTCTTTAGTTTTCTGTGCTGAAAACCGTCATCGAGAATTATTGTGTCTATATCAAAATGTTTCTTTGCATAAGAACATGCCCTATATCTATTTTTTCCAACTATAACAGGAACCTTAGCATTTATAGCATGGAGATAGGGTTCATCTCCGCTTTCTTCAGGAGAAGCAAATATCTCTCTGCCGTCACTCACAAGAAGGGGATCTCTTTTTCTCTTCCCTCTATATCCCCTTGAAACTATAGCGACCTTCTTGCCTTTCTCCTTGAGTTTTTTAGTAAAGTGTTGTACTGCAGGAGTCTTTCCAGTTCCACCTACAGTTATATTTCCTACACATATGATCTCTATGTCATCTACTTTTCTGATTTTGAAAATTCCCTTATCATATAGAGAGTTTCTAACTGTTGTAACAATATAATATATGTATGCTAAAATTTCCATTATTACCTCTCATTCTGCTATAAAAATATCTCTTTCCTCAGCCTGTTGATGGCAGCCCCAACCTCATATTTCCTTGAAAATACAAGATTGCCTTTGTCACATCTTAGATATTCGCAGATATTGTCTTTTTTCAGATGAATTTCCACCTCATTCAAGGTTTCTTTTAGACTAGTTCTTTTACTGCTAGTAAAGATCTTTTTCATCACTTCCCCTATAAAAAGGACCTGCCCTTTTTCTACCAGTTGTTCAAGAGATCTTATATCTACAGATTCCCTGTTGATTGACAACTCATCCAATTCCCTTCCCCTTATTTTACATTTTTTATCCCTGAAAAGTAAAGGAGTTTTTTTAGAATCAAGAACTCTTTGGCTTAGTTTAAATTCGTCACTGCTAACTGAAATCTTGCTCTCACTATATCTCATATCTATCTCTTTGGCTTTTTCCGTTACATCTATTACCTTGTATTCGTCAAGCATGAGAACTCTGTCAGATACAGAAAAGTAATCTCCTAGCCCCCCTACAACGATTATTGTAGATATATCTCTCTGTTTTTTCATAGACACCACTTTTTCTATAAATGGAGTTATCGGTTCCTTGTCGTGGGATATTAGTTCCTGTATTTTTCTGTCTCTAACCATAAAATTGGTGGCAGAAGTATCCTCATCTATTAGAAGGGTGTCTGCACCGAGCTCAAGTGCCTCTATGATGTTACATGCCTGAGATGTGGATCCACTGGAGTTTTCTGTCGAGAATTTTTTTGTATCTTTTTTATGGGGAAGATTGTCTATGAAGTTGCTGATATTCACCTTTTCTATACTTCTACCATCTTCTGCCCTTATTTTTACAGCATCATAACTTGTTATTACGTACTCCCTGCCGTCTCCAGGTATATGATTGTATACACCTTTTTCTATTGCATTCA is drawn from uncultured Ilyobacter sp. and contains these coding sequences:
- the lpxK gene encoding tetraacyldisaccharide 4'-kinase, encoding MEILAYIYYIVTTVRNSLYDKGIFKIRKVDDIEIICVGNITVGGTGKTPAVQHFTKKLKEKGKKVAIVSRGYRGKRKRDPLLVSDGREIFASPEESGDEPYLHAINAKVPVIVGKNRYRACSYAKKHFDIDTIILDDGFQHRKLKRNRDVVLIDATNPFGGKALLPKGTLREDLKRGLKRASEFIITKSDLASEKEVETIKKYLRRYQKNISVAKHGVSALCDLKGNMKPLFWIKGKRVLLFSGLANPLNFEKTVISLEPEYIERVDFMDHHHFKKKDFQNIEKRAEIMNADYIITTEKDLVKLPRDFNLSDTYVLKIEFTMIEDNILK
- a CDS encoding PTS sugar transporter subunit IIA; its protein translation is MINYLTSKLLTVVDGKKSKEEVIGLLADMASENSDAVENKELFLERLFQREEVGTTGIGMGIVVPHARCESLNKIVIAVALLKNPIEFNTPDGVDAKLVILVGAPKNNNKEYLDLLAKIARKFRYKEYRENILEASSKEELIEALSGI
- a CDS encoding ABC-ATPase domain-containing protein — protein: MKNLETILKRIDGKGYKSYKDIKGNYKFTDYTLNILRVQGDPYASPSLFSIEIDLKKYRYEKELYDREARKTAFEDYVLRKIGDSLRERNGKSSRNIKGADLSILSPGQEIMKRSAVDIKGDILTLRFYVNLPARGRTILGKEAQNLIFNEVIKMPRALKKENIKTELLKKHIEVNEKATMIREEIKKRDIIAFVAEGAVLARKSSVDDRPMSNAVKFTSPDTMKITLTLENKDQITGMGIKKGITTITGGGFHGKTTLLNAIEKGVYNHIPGDGREYVITSYDAVKIRAEDGRSIEKVNISNFIDNLPHKKDTKKFSTENSSGSTSQACNIIEALELGADTLLIDEDTSATNFMVRDRKIQELISHDKEPITPFIEKVVSMKKQRDISTIIVVGGLGDYFSVSDRVLMLDEYKVIDVTEKAKEIDMRYSESKISVSSDEFKLSQRVLDSKKTPLLFRDKKCKIRGRELDELSINRESVDIRSLEQLVEKGQVLFIGEVMKKIFTSSKRTSLKETLNEVEIHLKKDNICEYLRCDKGNLVFSRKYEVGAAINRLRKEIFL
- a CDS encoding glycerol dehydrogenase; the encoded protein is MENIILSPGKYIQGSGAMGNIASHAGKKALVIADEFVMSLTKEKIDKSFSDKDIAVDFELFNGECSKKEISRIKDKIEAFNTKIIAGVGGGKTLDTAKAVAYYTDLPVVIAPTIASTDAPCSALSVLYTEDGVFDEYLLLPNNPNIVLMDTDIISKAPARLLVSGMGDALATYFEARSCAQSNAKNMGGGLPTGAALTLAKLCYDTILKEGYMAYNSAQSKVSTKALENIVEANTYLSGVGFESGGLAAAHAIHNGLTLLEDCHHLYHGEKVAFGTLVQLILENAPQEELYDVLKFCLSVGLPTNLEDMGVKEIDENLIMEVAKASCAPGETIHNMPFLVTPEKVFAAILTADRIGKDYR
- the nadD gene encoding nicotinate-nucleotide adenylyltransferase, with amino-acid sequence MKKIGVYGGSFNPVHRGHVEIIKYVLKEMELDRLIIIPVGCPSHKEDLLLEGEKRIELLRAACMDIDSVEVSDIEIKNKGVSYTYDTLLNLKKKYIDASFYEIIGEDSADYLHEWKDYEKMVEECKFVVLKRNGYAYRAEHKNIIVLESPLYRYSSSEIRERLKKGLDITGMVPEKVHEIIIKEKLYR
- the hcp gene encoding hydroxylamine reductase, translating into MSMFCYQCQEAASGKGCTIRGVCGKTPEEAKLQDVLLHSIKSVALYSSPLRETGDLDESVDYFILNTLFMTVTNSNFDDDVLYDQILKAVKLRDELKENCEKKNPSGIMKIFKRKTEGCCPSEKFNHLLDPISDYEDKDRIFGVLADKSGVMRTENEDERSLKEMIVYGLKGMSAYTEHAAHLGYKNREIVGFIEKALLATDDPDITVDELVALTLETGKYGVEAMALLDKANTDTYGNPEITKVNIGVGKNPGILISGHDLRDMEQLLEQTKGTGVDVYTHSEMLPANYYPAFKKYENFVGNYGGSWWHQTKEFETFNGPVLFTSNCIVPPRSGSLTYKERIFTTNAAGMGGCVHIEKDAEGKKDFTPIIEMAKKCQPPVEIETGEIVGGFAHNQVIALADKVIEAVKSGAIKKFVVMAGCDARMQDRKYYTEFAEKLPKDTVILTAGCAKYRYNKLPLGDIGGIPRVLDAGQCNDSYSLAVIAMKLQEVFGLDDINDLPIAYNIAWYEQKAVIVLLALLHLGIKNIHLGPTLPAFLSPNVTNVLVEKFGIARISTVEEDMKIFGIE